GTCCCGCCAGCATCGAAGCAGCTCGGGCTCCGTTTCGCTACCGCTGTCGGACCGCAGTCCACGTAGATAAGGTCCGTGAATGCCCCGGAAAGGCCGTTATCGGCCCAGCCGGAGAGTGTGACACTCTTCACGCCACAGGTGGCGTAGGTGTGTGTGATAGCGACTGGTGGCCCTGCGATCGGTCCTGCAGTAGTGCCGTCGCCGAAGGTCCATGTATGGTTCACGATCGTCGTGCCTTCTGCAGTGTACGAAGGATCAAATTCCACCTCGAGACAGCCAATAGCTTCCCACTCGAATTCGAACTCGGGTGGTGTTAGTGGTACAATTGACACAAAGTGCTGTCCGGTACCGTTGGTCCACGTGCCATCTTCATGCTTACCAAGGGCCGCCATCTTGTTGAGCACACCGCCCGCATCTACGTCTGCCTGCGTGAGCGCATAATCGTACCCATAGGATTGTAGAGGGCCGCCCTGAGATAGGGTAATCGGTGTTGCCGTTAGTTTTATCCAGCCAACCTTGTTCTGTCGATCGTTTTCATCAAACCCTGGGGGCACTTCGTAGACATCTCCTGTCCAATCTCCTGCGGACGCGTTCTGCACCGGGTTCGCGACAAAAATTTCGAAAGGCACCGAATAGCCGACGATTCCCGGAACCACAGAAGGCCCTGACTTACCCTGGGTTAAAAGCCCCTGGGACTCCACTTCTGCTGTTGTCGAGGGTGCGATCGCTGCGAAGATCGAAGCAACCATGATAAACGCTAGTGTAATACCTATTAGTCCTTTGTTCATTTTTGTAGTCATCTTTTTTTCGTTTCACCTCCTAATTGTTTGATGCGCGGAGGGGGTATATAAAGCTTTCGACTTTACCGCCCCGCTTCCGTCGCTCTCGCTCCTCACTCCGCGCCGCCTTCGCTTACCGGTAGCGCGAGGAGTGAACATATCTTCGCGTTCTCACTATAAAAACGTTACGCCCGCTCTGGATGCTGCAGCGACCCAGGGGGTGCTTACCCTTTTAGCTGGATCATGAGGCAGGAAGAGCAGAGCAGAGCAGGAGTTGCTTGCTCGCTGCCTGAGGTTGTGCCGCGGTAAACGTGTTATATAAACGATCGCTGAAGCATGATCCTTGCAACCAACGCCAGAAGACCGAGAATACAAATTATATAAAATAAAAAACTGATGCAGACGATAATAATAGCAAAATACGCTAAAACCCGTATTCCGCACATTCTTGATACAGCCCATCTCAAAATTTGAATTTATACTGCGTAGCGCGAGGGGCGACATCGTTAAATACGGGTTTTTTATCGAACGTTATGCCTCCCGATTGGACTATCCTTGCAGGATGAGCCGATGAACTTAGCCGAAGCTGCGTAGAGCAGCAGGAACCTGAACCATCTGGGGATAGTATAGACCGAGGTGTATCGCGAGATTGGCTTAGTTGAGGAGATTGACCGGTCTCTGGGTGTAGATCCACGCCAGAAGGTGACCTGTGGTGAGGCGGTCGTTGCTATGGTGCTGAATGCTCTTGGACTCGTTGACAGACCCCCATACCACTTCCCCGAGTTCTTGGAGACGAAGCCTATTGAGATCTTGATACGGGCGGAAATGAACGTGGAGGACTTCAATAACGATGTCTTAGGACGAACTTTGGACAAGCTCTACCGCGCGTGCCCTGAAAGTATCTTCGCGTATCGCAGCTTCATGATAGCCTATAAGGGTTACGGGGGCGATTCATCCATAATGACACCACCTCGATGAGCCTCGCGGGCGGCTATGAGCATAAAGAGGGCGATCTGGACGCCGTGCCACTCGAGATAACCTGCGGGTACTCAAAGGACGGCAGACCGGACCTGAAGCAATTCGTCATCTCCCGGGTCATGGACGGCGATCTGCCGGTTTTTATACCGGTTCTGAACGGTAATGCCGCTGATAAGAACCATTTCAGGGAGATCGTGAAGAGATACGGTTCTTCCCTGCGGGAGATGGGGGGAAGACCGGATATGGGTATGGGACAGCGCCTTTTATTCGGAGCGGAATGTGGAAGAGATCTCTGGAAGCTATAAGGAGGTGTGAAGCAGCGGTGGATCGTGGTCTTTTCAGAGAAGGCATTCTCGCGAGAGAGGGTGGCGTTGGAGAAGAGGATAGAGAAGGGGAGGGCGAAGGCTGAGAAAGAGCTCTGGCACGTCTCTCATCAGCCATTCCATTCACAGGAAGACGGCTTGCATGCCCTGAGGGCGACGGAGAAGGGGTGGAATTTGAGGAGAGGCGACAGAGGAACGGCGGAGGACTTAGAGCACGGATAGTACAGTAAGGCGAGCTGTGAGGCGGACGAAGCTGCGATTGAGAAGGAGCTGCAGAGACGGGGCACGTTCATTGGTGCGACCAACGAGCTGGGATCGTGAGAAGCTCAGTGGTGAGGAGACGCTCACGGCTTACAACGAGCTGCAATACGCAGAAAGAGGATTCAGATCCCTTAAAGACCCGTTGTTCTTCGCGCACAGTATGTTTCTGAAGAATGAGGGAAGGATAATTGCACTGGTGATGATAAGGGGGCTTGCCCTTATGATTTATAGCCTGGCGGAGCATGAATTACGAGCTGCCCTGGCGGAAACAGGTGAGACACTACCGGATCAGAGGAAGAAGCCAACGAAGAGCCCAACAATCAGGCGTGTCTTTAAGGTATTTGAGGGAATTACCGTCCTTTGTTATCGGCTCAAAGAAGGTGAAGATACTGAATATAACGCCACTACCTGCTAAAATTCTCTTTGCCAGGCAGTGAGTATACAAGGGTATATGGTTGTGGATAATTAAGGAACTATCGAGGCACTAAAGGAGGGATAAAGGGGCCGTTAGGAACAACCTGATACGCTACCTCATGCGAGATCGAGGTGAAAAGTAGGTAAATAAGAGGATAAATCCGGATGTTATTCATCACTGCGAGTATAAGCTCAAAACTTACTCCACCAAAAGGTTAGAGCAGGAGAAAAATCAAAAACCAATCTCATTTATAAGCTCAAAATGTGGAATATGGGCTAAAAATAAGGTGAAGGGGGTTAAAGCCCCCTATCCATCTGTGTGGCACTGTTCCTATTTAACTAACTAACGCACCTTACGGCGAATACCCAGGATCAATACGGCACTCAGTGCTCCCAGAAGCGCGATCAGCCCGATCGGGCTCAGCAGTGGCGCCTGGGTGCACGGGCCGACACTTACCGTAGCGGTATCCGTACAGCCGTTTGAATCTTTAACGGTAAGGGTCGCGGTGATTGGCTCGGTAACAACCCTTGAGACCACCTGGCCAGTTGCCGTACCACAGTCACTGAAGCTCCAGGACCAAGTCGTGATGGTTAACCCCGACACATTGGGATCTGTTGTCGCGCTACCGGTGAACGTGATCACGGTACCGCCTTCCTCGAAGCAGCGCGGATCAGCAGACGCATACGCTTTCGGGGGACAGGCTACATAGACAGCTTTCACCGTTTCGTTGTACAGACTCTGGTTATCGTACCCAGAGACCTTAACCGTCTTCCAACCGCAGGTCGCATAGGTGTGGATCGGCGAGCTTGCGCCTCCTGAAATCGGGCCTTGAGTTGTCCCGTCGCCGAAGTCCCAGGTGTGGTTCACCACATGGCCGTCGGGATCATACGAGGTGCACACAAATTGCACCGCGAGACAGCCATAGCCGTACAAGCTGATGTTGAAATGAGGTGGCACATGCGGTTCAAGTGTAACATTGTGCTGTCCGGTACCGTTGGACCACGTACCGTCGTCATGCTTACCAATGGCCGCCATATTGTTCGTTATATTTCCGGCTGCCACATCCGCAGCGGTAAGCGCATAATTGTAATAGTAGGTTACCGCAGGACTGCCCTCGGCCAGGGTAATTGCCGCTGCCGTTAGTTCTACCCAGCCAACCTTGTTGTCTCGATCGTTCGGATCGGCACCCGGTGGCACCTCATAGACACGTCCTGTCCAGGCACCTGCCCCGGGGTTCGGCTGTATAGGGTTCTGGACCGAAATGCTGAAATTAACCAGATAACCGACCTGTGCAGGAACACTTGTGGGCCCTGATTTCCCCTGGGTTAAAATCCCCTGAGCCTGAACATCTGCGGTTGCCATAGGTGCAAGAGCTGCAACCACGATGAATAGTAAGAGTGCACTCACCATACCAAAGATTATTCTCTTATCCATTTTTTCACCTCCTAAGTTTTCCTGATGATCTCGGACCGGCTGATCTCGCCGTCCGCTGCAGGTATCCCAGTTAGTTACCACCTTTTTTTAGCCGCCAATCATGGCTCCGCTAAAGAAGGTGAGCAACTTATCCGTACTAAGCAATTCTCGTTGCGGGTATATAAGCGTTTCGGTGCTTCAACACGGCCCCGGAAGCCGCGATCGCAACAGGAATTTATAAGGTCCGTATCCACTCCACGGGCCCTGCGCTGTGAATTGAAGACGCTTCCCGTGACCAAGAAGGAATTAAGGGTCTGCGACGGGCCACCGGTGCCGTTACGCTGACTGACCTGCAGTGTCAGCGCGGTGCCTGAAGGCGCCCGGAGCAGCGGAAGCGCGCGATGGACGGTAAGCAGCGCGGAAGAAGAAGAAGCTGGGTGCTGCTCTTTCTTCGCGGGTCGCGGCCTGCCTAAAGGACCTTCAAGACCAAAAAGGCGGCCCAAACGGGCCCCACAGAACGGGCTAGCGCGCACGGTCGTACGCTGTTCGCGTGCCTTTCAGTGCCGGTTCTTCGCTGTCTCTCCACCTCGCTGCGCGGGAAGACCACGCGCGCCGTTTCCTGCTTCGCTCGGATCATTCCTGACTGATGAAGCGGACTGAAGCAGGTGACTGCGCAAACAAAGAGCGCGTCGGGCACGGTCGCTTCGGTCATTAGTCATACAGAGCAAAGTTACTTGCATACATACCCTTTTATTTGCTGGTATGGGTTAAACTACTGTACGGTCAATTGCATATGGCAACAGTAACCGTGAAGGTGGTCAGACTCCTTGCCCGTGCTGGTGGTGGCGAAGCAGCTGAGCAGGTCGTTGAGCTGATCCTCGCCACTGAAGGTAATTATCGGCGGGTATCGCTCAGGGACGATCAGCCCGCGCTCGTGGCCAGCGGCGCACTCGCGGTCAGTGACGACGTACGCATCGAGCACGCGTCCCCGGCATGCCGGGGAGCAGCCGGTGTGCGGCGGCTCACTGCCGGCCGTTACGCACGCATAACGAAGCTTGCACCGCCGATCGAGCCTCTCCGCGACGTT
This genomic interval from Methanomicrobia archaeon contains the following:
- a CDS encoding DUF4277 domain-containing protein; amino-acid sequence: MYREIGLVEEIDRSLGVDPRQKVTCGEAVVAMVLNALGLVDRPPYHFPEFLETKPIEILIRAEMNVEDFNNDVLGRTLDKLYRACPESIFAYRSFMIAYKGYGGDSSIMTPPR